The following are from one region of the Rosistilla carotiformis genome:
- a CDS encoding undecaprenyl-phosphate glucose phosphotransferase, which yields MQSLTPIRPRQRSIEFLRLIVDGGAIIGTLAIVKGLSPGWFDNQAIVAGLTAILAFLLLGHVTGLYRAGLDMTANQEVVRVTTTWVLTMAVIAGLAFFARYGQHFARSVVLGWCVMAPVLICLIRMVWRVVQRMLLKQGIGTRRVAIAGLNDLGLQVSRNIEQSPGLGFQLTGFYDDRDPERRSDLGPNDPKLLGKIDDLIVAAQNNEFDIVMISLPMRAEDRIKFILEKLSDSTASVYIVPDFFVFELMHSQWTNMGGIPAVSVFESPLYGVDGVSKRLVDIAVTISALVAAAIPMLMIAAAIKLTSPGPVFFRQRRYGVDGREILVWKFRSMTTCDNGSVVRQATKGDARITPLGAILRKTSLDELPQLFNVLEGSMSLVGPRPHASAHNEHYRGQIRGYMLRHKIKPGITGLAQVEGCRGETDTLDKMQRRVDFDHRYIRDWSLWLDIRILFKTLLVAWRQPEAY from the coding sequence ATGCAATCGCTAACTCCCATTCGTCCCCGCCAGCGATCCATTGAATTTTTGCGATTGATCGTCGATGGGGGTGCCATCATCGGCACGCTGGCCATCGTCAAAGGTCTTTCGCCCGGCTGGTTTGACAACCAAGCGATCGTGGCTGGTCTGACAGCAATCCTGGCCTTCCTGTTGCTCGGGCATGTCACCGGTCTGTATCGCGCTGGCCTGGACATGACGGCGAATCAAGAAGTCGTTCGCGTGACGACGACGTGGGTACTGACCATGGCGGTGATCGCCGGGTTGGCGTTTTTTGCTCGCTACGGCCAGCACTTCGCTCGTTCGGTCGTTCTCGGATGGTGCGTCATGGCACCGGTGCTGATCTGCCTGATTCGGATGGTTTGGCGAGTCGTCCAGCGGATGCTTTTGAAACAAGGGATCGGCACCCGACGCGTTGCCATCGCCGGATTGAACGATCTTGGGCTTCAGGTCTCGCGGAACATCGAACAGTCCCCCGGCCTTGGCTTTCAGTTGACGGGATTTTATGACGATCGCGATCCCGAGCGTCGTTCGGACCTTGGCCCCAACGATCCCAAGCTGTTAGGCAAGATCGACGATCTGATCGTCGCAGCTCAAAACAACGAATTCGATATCGTGATGATTTCGCTGCCGATGCGAGCGGAGGATCGAATCAAGTTCATCTTGGAAAAACTGAGCGATTCGACCGCGTCGGTCTACATCGTTCCCGACTTCTTCGTCTTCGAATTGATGCATTCGCAATGGACCAACATGGGCGGAATCCCTGCGGTCAGCGTGTTCGAATCGCCACTGTACGGCGTCGATGGCGTCTCGAAACGGCTGGTTGATATCGCGGTCACCATCTCGGCTCTTGTCGCTGCGGCGATCCCGATGTTGATGATCGCCGCTGCGATCAAACTGACCTCCCCTGGTCCGGTCTTCTTCCGGCAACGACGTTATGGCGTCGATGGCCGCGAAATCCTGGTTTGGAAATTCCGCTCGATGACGACCTGCGACAATGGATCGGTCGTCCGCCAAGCGACCAAGGGAGATGCTCGGATCACGCCGCTCGGAGCGATCCTCCGCAAAACGTCGCTGGACGAACTGCCTCAGTTGTTCAACGTCCTCGAAGGTTCGATGTCGCTGGTCGGCCCACGGCCTCACGCATCGGCGCACAACGAACATTATCGCGGCCAGATTCGCGGCTACATGCTGCGTCATAAGATCAAACCGGGAATCACCGGTCTGGCCCAAGTGGAAGGCTGTCGCGGCGAGACCGACACTTTGGACAAGATGCAACGCCGCGTCGACTTCGACCATCGCTACATCCGCGACTGGTCGCTGTGGCTCGATATCCGCATCCTCTTCAAGACGCTGCTGGTCGCCTGGCGACAACCCGAAGCCTATTAG
- a CDS encoding lipopolysaccharide biosynthesis protein, translated as MFLYMGLLGSADIFARLAAKLPASADDAAARRAAMRYGLTTGIVTAAVCVLLAWFALPVDKRYLAPLASLVALPLPLQHIRLAVQGVDHGRGYFYRLSSLRAAAAAFFPLLLLGMWLVEWNDLRDVTWAFVGSCVAGLLLCQVGMRGSWFGPTQQSVLESLSENRGLAISQISAELLDRADLFLIMFLGTLTDQGFYTSAIPIASTMIIVPNALALFSFRHGADPNTPLTAAGVTRFIALMFAGQIATGCLLAFVIPYAVPILYSQAFTGTVMFAWYLLPSGGLRGMLMTADGYLRGRGMSTPGITGRIVALVILIGLTFALQPRMGIWSIPVALAAGQFVCLVIVFFAMYRQTQANSQNKV; from the coding sequence ATGTTTTTGTACATGGGCTTGCTGGGATCGGCTGATATCTTTGCTCGCTTGGCAGCCAAGTTGCCAGCCTCGGCGGACGACGCCGCGGCCAGGCGTGCTGCGATGCGTTACGGTCTCACGACAGGAATCGTCACCGCGGCGGTCTGTGTTCTATTGGCCTGGTTTGCGTTGCCCGTCGATAAACGCTACCTCGCCCCGTTGGCATCCTTGGTCGCATTGCCCCTTCCGCTGCAGCACATCCGCCTGGCGGTTCAAGGCGTCGATCATGGACGCGGCTACTTCTACCGTCTCAGTTCGTTGCGAGCCGCCGCGGCCGCGTTTTTCCCCCTGCTTCTGTTGGGCATGTGGCTGGTCGAATGGAACGATCTGCGCGACGTGACCTGGGCTTTTGTCGGATCTTGCGTCGCTGGCCTTTTATTGTGCCAAGTCGGGATGCGAGGCAGTTGGTTCGGGCCGACGCAGCAATCGGTGCTCGAATCGCTGAGCGAAAATCGCGGGCTGGCGATTTCGCAAATCTCCGCCGAACTACTGGATCGCGCCGACTTGTTCCTAATTATGTTTCTCGGAACATTGACCGACCAAGGCTTCTACACCAGCGCGATCCCGATCGCCAGCACGATGATCATCGTCCCCAATGCGTTGGCGCTCTTCTCCTTCCGGCACGGTGCCGATCCCAACACTCCGTTGACCGCGGCGGGAGTGACCCGTTTTATCGCGTTGATGTTTGCGGGGCAGATCGCGACAGGATGCCTATTGGCGTTCGTGATCCCTTACGCCGTGCCAATCCTTTACTCACAAGCGTTTACCGGCACCGTGATGTTCGCCTGGTATCTGTTGCCTTCGGGAGGCCTGCGAGGAATGCTGATGACAGCCGATGGGTACCTTCGCGGCCGCGGCATGTCCACGCCGGGAATCACCGGGCGAATCGTGGCGTTGGTGATTCTGATCGGGTTGACGTTTGCATTGCAACCGCGGATGGGAATCTGGAGCATCCCCGTGGCGCTTGCCGCCGGGCAATTCGTCTGCTTGGTGATCGTCTTCTTCGCGATGTACCGCCAAACGCAAGCGAATTCGCAGAACAAGGTCTAG